In one Mucilaginibacter ginsenosidivorax genomic region, the following are encoded:
- a CDS encoding sensor histidine kinase, with translation MEISRYKPGIVQLQVLIWAAVLLLIFFSLLPMDGLPKSVIYTVVNTTSYAIIIYGNILILYPVFYQKGRFIWYGALVVIFLLVMGILRGYVLITLYQHYALMKTAQLSLPTLLGYVPGGILIYVLSLIFRISIAYFALKQRAEEIMLQKSQAELNLLKSQVQPHFLFNTLNNIYYKVYKVDPISAGLIERLSDIMRYFVDESPKDVVPVNTEVAFIENYIELEKIRIRHGATINFGKAYNPELRIPPMLLMTFVENVFKHGIDKSLMQNEVNISLVQKEGYLIFKTINRIIISTATGPSKGFGIANLTQRLTMLYGSNFELAIDTTGGLYTALLKIPLQ, from the coding sequence ATGGAAATATCCAGGTACAAACCGGGCATTGTTCAGCTCCAGGTGTTGATATGGGCGGCCGTACTGCTGTTAATTTTCTTTTCGTTGTTACCGATGGATGGTTTGCCCAAATCGGTTATTTATACGGTAGTCAACACAACATCTTACGCCATTATTATTTATGGCAACATCCTTATTTTATACCCGGTATTTTATCAGAAGGGGAGATTTATTTGGTATGGCGCCCTGGTGGTAATTTTTCTGTTAGTTATGGGGATTTTGCGGGGTTATGTATTAATAACGTTGTACCAGCATTATGCATTAATGAAAACAGCGCAGCTAAGTTTGCCCACACTGCTCGGCTATGTTCCGGGCGGTATACTCATCTATGTTCTCAGCCTGATTTTCCGGATATCCATTGCCTATTTTGCCCTGAAACAACGAGCAGAAGAAATAATGCTGCAAAAAAGCCAGGCCGAGCTTAATTTGCTTAAATCGCAGGTGCAGCCGCACTTTTTGTTCAATACGTTAAATAACATTTATTACAAAGTGTATAAGGTCGATCCGATATCAGCGGGGTTAATAGAGCGGCTATCGGATATCATGCGCTATTTTGTTGACGAAAGCCCCAAAGATGTAGTACCGGTAAATACCGAAGTTGCATTTATTGAAAACTATATCGAGCTTGAAAAAATCCGGATAAGGCATGGCGCCACCATTAATTTCGGGAAGGCATATAACCCCGAGCTGCGTATTCCGCCTATGTTGCTCATGACCTTTGTCGAAAATGTTTTTAAACATGGCATTGATAAGTCGCTCATGCAAAATGAGGTGAATATTTCGCTGGTACAAAAAGAAGGTTATTTGATTTTTAAAACCATCAATCGTATAATTATATCAACAGCAACCGGGCCATCAAAGGGGTTTGGAATAGCCAATTTAACCCAAAGGCTCACTATGTTATATGGTTCAAATTTTGAACTGGCTATTGATACCACTGGCGGGCTATACACCGCATTGCTAAAAATACCGCTCCAATGA